The genomic interval TCCGCCGCCAGATCGATCGGATGCGGGCCGGGGAAACCCCCGAGAACCTCGTGCTCGGCGCGGAGGCCTGAGCGCGGCGAGCACCGCGCCGACGCCGCCCCCGCGGCGCTCCACCCCGCGGCGGCCCACCTGACGCGCCGCGCCGCTACTCCGAGTCGTACCCCTGCGCGCGCAGCGAGGCGCGCATCGTGTGGCGGCCGTGGAGACCGGCGGCGGTCGCGAGCCTGCCGATGACCGTGCGCGCCCAGCTCCGGCCAGGCGTGCCCTGGGTAGCGAAGTAGCGTTCGTAGTCCGCCTCGTACTCCTCCGCGGCCGGGCGCCAGGCGCGATCGTCGTAGCGCTCGCGGTGCAGCACGCCCGCGAGCGGCAGCCGCGGCTTCACGCCAGTGCCCTCCTCGGGATCGGGGACACCGAGCGCCATGCCCACGACGGGGAAGGCGTGGCGGGGGAGCCCGAGCTCGGCGCTCACGGCCTCGGGATTGTTGCGCACCGATCCCACGAACACCCCGCCGAGTCCGAGCGATTCCGCGGCCAGCAGCGCATTCTGCGCGGCGATGCCGACGTCGACGGCGCCGATGAGGGTGTTCTCGATGAGACCGAGGGTCTCCGGCTCGGCTCCGCCGGCCCGCATCACCGCCGCGTTGCGGGCGAGGTCGGCGATCCACACGAGGAAGACGGGCGCCTCCTCCACGTAGCTGCGCCCGCCGATGGCCCGGGAGATGCGGCGCTTGCGCTCCCGATCCCGCACCGCCACGACGCTCACGACCTGCAAGTTCGAGGAGGTCGAGGCGCGCTGCGCGGCGTGCACGATGCGCTCGAGCTGCGCATCGCTCACCGGGGCGTCGAGATAGCGCCGCACGGAGCGGTGCTGCAGCTGCTGCGCGATGACGGCGGAGTCGCGTCGTTCCGTCACGGGGTCCCCTCTCCGCCGCGGCCGGTCGCGGCGCCATGAGGAGCCTATCGGAGGGCGGCCGGTAGACTGGCCGGGTATGCCGTCGACGCCGGGCGCCGACGGTCCCAAGATC from Leucobacter allii carries:
- a CDS encoding NADPH-dependent oxidoreductase, translating into MTERRDSAVIAQQLQHRSVRRYLDAPVSDAQLERIVHAAQRASTSSNLQVVSVVAVRDRERKRRISRAIGGRSYVEEAPVFLVWIADLARNAAVMRAGGAEPETLGLIENTLIGAVDVGIAAQNALLAAESLGLGGVFVGSVRNNPEAVSAELGLPRHAFPVVGMALGVPDPEEGTGVKPRLPLAGVLHRERYDDRAWRPAAEEYEADYERYFATQGTPGRSWARTVIGRLATAAGLHGRHTMRASLRAQGYDSE